The following coding sequences lie in one Bacillaceae bacterium S4-13-56 genomic window:
- a CDS encoding nitroreductase family protein — protein MEFNDVVHGHRSIRKYEDREVSQELLEQILDAGIRASSSGNMQAYSIIVTRDKELREKLYAPHMEQSMVVDAPVLLTFCADFNRMRKWLTLNEAPLQFDNYMSFMIGAIDATLVAQNCALAAENEGLGICYMGSTLANCDQIGELLNLPPNVVPVVGYSLGYPAEDPAPRDRLPKSGLVHYEQYHEFSDGEILDIYKEKDVMGWKRYMDNPKLKEMTERLGLKNLAQIYTIAKYTKESHHEFSQTVLNYLEKQNFMNNE, from the coding sequence TTGGAATTCAATGATGTTGTACACGGGCACAGATCTATTAGAAAATATGAAGATAGGGAAGTCAGTCAGGAGCTGCTGGAACAAATATTAGATGCTGGAATTCGTGCTTCTTCTAGTGGGAATATGCAGGCTTATTCGATCATCGTGACAAGAGATAAGGAACTAAGGGAAAAATTATATGCTCCACATATGGAACAGTCTATGGTAGTGGATGCACCTGTATTGTTAACTTTTTGCGCTGATTTTAATCGAATGAGAAAATGGCTTACACTCAATGAGGCACCTTTGCAATTTGATAATTATATGAGTTTTATGATTGGTGCTATCGATGCGACGCTAGTAGCACAAAACTGTGCGTTAGCTGCTGAAAATGAGGGGTTAGGCATTTGTTATATGGGTTCAACCCTTGCCAACTGTGACCAAATCGGTGAACTATTAAATTTACCACCGAATGTGGTGCCGGTTGTGGGTTATTCCTTAGGATATCCTGCAGAAGACCCTGCTCCAAGGGATCGATTGCCTAAGAGTGGACTGGTTCATTATGAGCAGTACCATGAGTTTTCCGATGGAGAAATTCTTGATATCTATAAAGAAAAAGACGTTATGGGATGGAAACGCTATATGGACAACCCTAAACTTAAAGAAATGACAGAGCGTTTAGGACTGAAAAATCTTGCTCAAATCTATACCATTGCTAAGTATACGAAAGAATCTCATCACGAATTTTCGCAAACAGTGTTGAATTATTTGGAGAAGCAAAATTTTATGAATAACGAATGA